The genomic interval CTTTTAAATCTTGCGCGTGTCCGTTATATTTTAACGCCCTAATAGTGGCGACCAAAACGACGCAATCAGGCGAGAGGTTATTGGCTCGGCATTTTATGTTCAAAAATTTCTCCGCGCCCAAGTCCGCGCCAAAGCCCGCCTCTGTAACCACATAATCGGCAAGCTTTAAAGCGCTTTTGGTGGCGATTACGCTGTTGCATCCGTGCGCGATATTGCCAAAAGGTCCCCCGTGCACAAAGGCCGGTGTGCCTTCCAAGGTTTGCGCCAAATTGGGCTTATACGCCTCGTAAAGCAAAATCGCCATAGCTTCAGAAGCTTTTAGGTCGCCCGCCGTTATGCAGTTATTGTCCTGATCGTATCCTATCACTATCCTTGCCAAACGCTCTTTAAGGTCGTCAAAGCTAGAACTTAGGCACAGCACCGCCATTATTTCGCTTGCCGCGGTAATGCTAAAGCTCTCGCTGCGGTTGCCCGTCACTCTGTTGCCGTCATAAACTATATTAATGTTCCTAAGCGCCCTGTCGTTGACATCTAAGCACCTGTTCCAAGTAACCGTTTTTATGTTTAGCTTGTTGCCAAAATATAAATGGTTGTCAATCATCGCCGACAAAAGATTGTTAGCAGAGGTTATGGCATGAAAATCCCCCGTAAAATGCAAGTTAATCTCGCTCATCGGCGCTAGCTGGGCATAGCCGCCGCCCGCCGCGCCGCCCTTAATCCCAAAGACAGGGCCAAGCGAAGGCTCTCTTAGGGCCAGCATTGCGCTTTTTCCAAGCTTTTTTAGCGCGTCAGCCAAACCGATGCTTATGGTGGTCTTTCCTTCGCCCGCCGGCGTGGGATTAATAGCTGTTACCAAAATCAGCTTGCCTTGACGATCTTTTGTAACGCGATTGACTTTTGCTTTATATCTGCCATACAAATCATAATCTTCCGCGCCCAAACCAAGCTCGGACGCCACTTCTTGTATGGGCCTTAACTTAGCCGCGGAAGCGATTGCGATATCGGTTTTCAAGCTTTATCTCCCTAAAAATTAATATTTTTATAATATCATAATAGCTTACAAAAAGCAAAAGTCCAACTATTTTTAAGGCGCTATTGTTACAACTATATTTTGAAAGGCCAAAATCAAAGGCATATGGGCTTATGTAAATATAATCATATTAAAAAATAATTGCCATTATATTTTAAAAAGTAAAAAAACA from Clostridiales bacterium carries:
- a CDS encoding formate--tetrahydrofolate ligase; translated protein: MKTDIAIASAAKLRPIQEVASELGLGAEDYDLYGRYKAKVNRVTKDRQGKLILVTAINPTPAGEGKTTISIGLADALKKLGKSAMLALREPSLGPVFGIKGGAAGGGYAQLAPMSEINLHFTGDFHAITSANNLLSAMIDNHLYFGNKLNIKTVTWNRCLDVNDRALRNINIVYDGNRVTGNRSESFSITAASEIMAVLCLSSSFDDLKERLARIVIGYDQDNNCITAGDLKASEAMAILLYEAYKPNLAQTLEGTPAFVHGGPFGNIAHGCNSVIATKSALKLADYVVTEAGFGADLGAEKFLNIKCRANNLSPDCVVLVATIRALKYNGHAQDLKAEDLGALERGLPNLIKHIDNVTQQFKLPCVVAINRFFSDSEAEINLVKQACQAKNIKAIITDVYSQGGAGGLELAEEVVRICSLSNNGINFTYALEDSIEQKIEKIAKNIYGAGEVEYLPNAKRQLKKLTEDGYGNLPVCIAKTQYSLSDNPNLLGAPKGFKLTIRDLQLRAGAGFVVAIAGDIMLMPGLPKSPNAERMAIDSQGNITGLF